In a genomic window of Pieris brassicae chromosome 7, ilPieBrab1.1, whole genome shotgun sequence:
- the LOC123712339 gene encoding uncharacterized protein LOC123712339 has protein sequence MENPNSPERTAPIQHVRISRAFRQFKNPPQPHMCIQDTIKDSTEKLFINVLGWQKIANPKQYSDPIPLYGGMQVHQALGPNSSRPPLLVFAVMVNPEILKANGKNASNPSDRDALVSLLCDFVEAMNPGLILARNPLIMKDRDLAGELKDVWLAVQNKREREKGLSQDVMYKVYDIDGIGNDDVNDDERNNSKHDKDGDGNSPNKSQSFDKKNVKSSKQILMNAGQKSEFDSGMNNCQLNQNSPSKDNRCANTDADTTYCTSKYGQIVSSRENHNQINEIQQKITSNDTNPSSSFRKDCNSVNSKTSQSWDEFSKRSMSSMKAEERKKAKSKENTWSNGKTQYDFFPVFNNKSNNSEDSESIKDRSKEDNSNVIIDPMQKLVLHSTDNKICDNKSRARSFST, from the exons ATGGAAAATCCAAATTCTCCCGAACGCACAGCCCCGATACAACATGTACGCATTTCACGAGCTTTTCgtcaatttaaaaatccaCCACAGCCTCATATGTGTATACAAGATACAATAAAAGATTCTACTGAAAAGCTGTTCATCAATGTTTTGGGATGGCAGAAAATTGCAAATCCGAAGCAATATTCTGATCCTATACCTTTGTACGGAGGAATGCAG GTACATCAAGCTCTGGGTCCAAATAGTAGCAGACCGCCGCTTTTGGTTTTTGCTGTGATGGTTAATCCAGAAATTTTAAAGGCTAATGGAAAAAATGCTTCAAATCCAAGT GATCGAGATGCATTGGTGAGTCTCCTTTGTGACTTTGTGGAAGCGATGAATCCTGGATTAATACTGGCAAGAAATCCACTTATAATGAAAGACAGGGATCTTGCTGGAGAGCTGAAGGATGTGTGGCTTGCTGTACAAAATAAGAGAGAACGAGAAAAAGGATTGTCTCAAGATGTTATGTATAAG GTTTATGATATTGATGGTATTGGCAATGATGATGTTAATGATGATGAAAGGAACAACAGCAAACACGATAAAGATGGTGATGGTAACTCTCCCAACAAGAGTCAAAGTTTTGACAAGAAAAATGTAAAGTCGTCTAAACAAATACTTATGAATGCTGGTCAAAAGTCGGAATTTGATTCTGGAATGAACAATTGCCAACTGAATCAAAATAGTCCAAGCAAAGACAACAGGTGTGCAAACACGGATGCTGATACAACATACTGTACATCAAAATATGGCCAAATAGTTTCCAGCAGAGAAAATCACAatcaaattaatgaaatacaacaaaaaataacatcaaACGATACAAATCCCTCAAGCTCATTTAGAAAAGACTGCAATTCAGTAAACAGTAAGACATCACAAAGTTGGGATGAATTTTCAAAACGAAGCATGTCATCTATGAAAGCAGAAGAAAGGAAAAAGGCtaaatcaaaagaaaacacatgGAGCAATGGAAAAACACAGTATGACTTTTTCCCAGTTTTCAACAACAAAAGTAACAATAGTGAGGACTCTGAGAGTATAAAAGACAGAAGTAAAGAAGACAATTCTAACGTAATTATAGATCCAATGCAGAAGCTAGTTCTGCATTCGactgataataaaatttgtgataaTAAATCAAGAGCTCGCTCATTTAGTACATAA
- the LOC123712285 gene encoding odorant receptor 4-like — MFFKRFIKSKEDPEKPLLGPNYWLLKRSGFILPSSTKAKLGYIFLHELVTVFVLTQYIELYVVRSNFDSVLTNLKISVLSIVCIVKSNAFIFFQKKWKEVIDYVTEADIWERNTRDTAKGKIINNYTIYCRNLLNFYWSLVITTEITVCGTPLLKYVSSASYREALYNGTELFPHIFSSWMPFDKYHSPGCWVTVVIHILFCTLGAIIMASFDTCVLFVLIFFGGKLDLLKERCKQIFDDANDEEEILKRVKKIHKDHVMLMKYSRMFDSLLSPVMFFYIVICSLMLCVSAFELTSATNTAQLILTAEYLTFGVAQLFMFCWHSQDVLIKSLDVCSGPFKSKWYSANLKQKKYILTLAGQLRIVHIFRAGPFTNLTLTTFIAILKGAYSYYTLLK, encoded by the exons ATGTTCTTCAAACGGTTTATTAAATCCAAAGAAGATCCCGAGAAGCCGCTTTTGGGTCCAAACTATTGGCTTCTGAAGAGAAGTGGTTTTATTTTACCATCAAGTACTAAAGCTAAACTGGGCTACATTTTTCTACATGAGTTGGTTACTGTATTTGTTCTGACTCAGTATATAGAGCTTTATGTCGTGAGATCTAACTTTGATTCCGTTCTAACGAATCTAAAAATATCTGTACTGAGCATTGTCTGTATTGTGAAATCCAACGCgttcatattttttcaaaagaaatgGAAGGAAGTGATTGATTACGTAACGGAAGCTGATATTTGGGAGAGAAATACGAGAGATACTGCCAAAGGcaagattataaataactacacAATTTATTGTCGCAATTTGCTTAATTTCTACTGGTCTTTGGTGATCACAACtgaaataactgtatgtggAACACCTTTACTGAAGTACGTGTCTTCTGCGTCTTACAGAGAAGCACTGTATAATGGTACAGAATTGTTTCCACATATATTCAGTTCGTGGATGCCCTTTGACAAATACCACTCCCCTGGGTGTTGGGTCACCGTTGTCATTCATATCTTGTTCTGTACCCTTGGAGCTATCATCATGGCCTCTTTTGATACGTGTGTGCTCTTTGTGCTTATTTTCTTCGGAGGCAAACTGGATCTATTAAAGGAGAGATGTAAGCAAATCTTTGATGACGCCAATGATGAAGAGGAAATACTTAAACGGGTCAAGAAAATACACAAAGATCACGTTATGCTGATGAA ATATTCGAGAATGTTCGATTCGCTTTTGTCACCGGTGatgtttttttacatagtAATATGCTCATTGATGCTTTGTGTTAGCGCGTTCGAGCTGACG TCTGCTACAAACACTGCACAGCTAATTCTAACAGCAGAATATCTTACCTTCGGCGTGGCACAACTCTTTATGTTTTGTTGGCACAGCCAAGACGTCCTCATTAAG aGTTTGGATGTATGCAGTGGGCCTTTTAAGAGTAAATGGTATTCGGCCAATTTGAAGCAAAAGAAGTACATCCTTACACTTGCCGGCCAATTGCGGATTGTTCACATATTCAGAGCTGGGCCTTTCACTAATTTGACGCTTACGACATTCATTGCG ATTTTGAAAGGCGCATACAGTTACTACACATTACTGAAGTAG